In Sutterella faecalis, a genomic segment contains:
- the brnQ gene encoding branched-chain amino acid transport system II carrier protein gives MTSLPLGKRLLVGFTLFAMFFGAGNLIFPPWLGAQAGVDALPALAGFLVTAVGFPILGVMAVAESGGLKSLAGRVHPAFAFVFMLLIYLSIGPCLAIPRTASTSFEMVVRPILENFGLLEAQMGGWSLLGTSQFAYSVVFFLLAFAVALNPEKLTQRLGRFLCPALITLIAILWIGVMATPIGEPGAAKAGYAANAFFTGFIDGYQTMDTLAALNFGLIIAMNIRAFGIKTESAVVKETIFAGIVAAVIFFCVYGALSQVGMEAGSLSSSFENGAQILTAAAGTLFGPLGTVLLGFVFFIACFNTCVGLIACCSDYFSSLMPKLGYRGWAALFAFVSMIVSNAGLTLILKFSIPVLVAIYPIAIVLIVLALITLVWRRLPQHRWVYPMTILFTGVVAITQGLEAFGLTVPMLSNVCRDLPWAAEGLQWVSPAIGGFFVGLFSSWKIPHCCDPS, from the coding sequence ATGACTTCACTGCCGCTTGGGAAACGTCTTCTCGTCGGATTCACGCTCTTCGCCATGTTCTTCGGAGCGGGAAACCTCATCTTTCCGCCCTGGCTCGGCGCTCAGGCCGGCGTTGATGCGCTTCCTGCGCTTGCGGGCTTTCTCGTCACCGCCGTGGGCTTTCCGATTCTCGGCGTAATGGCAGTGGCGGAGTCGGGCGGTTTGAAATCGCTCGCGGGCCGCGTGCACCCGGCATTCGCCTTCGTCTTCATGCTCCTCATCTACCTTTCGATCGGTCCCTGCCTCGCAATCCCAAGAACGGCGAGCACGTCCTTTGAAATGGTGGTGCGTCCGATTCTCGAAAACTTCGGACTTCTCGAAGCTCAAATGGGCGGCTGGTCGCTGCTCGGCACATCGCAGTTTGCTTATTCGGTGGTCTTCTTTCTCCTTGCCTTCGCGGTGGCGCTGAATCCTGAGAAGCTCACTCAGCGTCTCGGGCGATTCCTTTGTCCGGCACTCATTACGCTCATTGCCATCCTCTGGATCGGCGTGATGGCGACGCCGATCGGCGAGCCTGGAGCTGCAAAGGCAGGCTATGCCGCGAACGCCTTCTTCACGGGTTTCATCGACGGCTACCAGACGATGGATACGTTGGCGGCCCTCAATTTCGGCCTCATCATCGCGATGAACATCCGCGCTTTCGGCATTAAGACGGAAAGCGCCGTCGTCAAGGAAACGATTTTTGCGGGCATCGTCGCTGCAGTCATCTTCTTCTGCGTCTACGGAGCGCTCTCCCAGGTCGGCATGGAAGCGGGAAGTCTCTCGAGCAGCTTTGAAAACGGCGCGCAGATCCTTACGGCGGCTGCCGGCACGCTCTTCGGGCCTTTGGGCACTGTGCTCCTCGGGTTCGTCTTCTTTATTGCGTGCTTCAATACCTGCGTCGGCCTCATCGCCTGCTGCTCGGACTACTTCAGCTCGCTCATGCCGAAGCTCGGCTACCGCGGCTGGGCGGCGCTCTTTGCGTTCGTGAGCATGATCGTGAGCAATGCGGGCCTCACCCTTATTCTCAAGTTCTCGATTCCGGTACTCGTCGCCATCTATCCGATCGCGATCGTGCTGATTGTGCTTGCGCTCATCACGCTTGTCTGGCGGCGGCTGCCTCAGCACCGCTGGGTCTATCCGATGACGATTCTCTTCACGGGCGTCGTCGCCATTACGCAGGGGCTTGAAGCCTTTGGACTCACGGTTCCCATGCTCTCCAATGTCTGCAGGGATCTGCCCTGGGCCGCGGAGGGCCTCCAGTGGGTGAGCCCGGCAATCGGAGGCTTCTTCGTGGGTCTCTTCTCTTCCTGGAAGATTCCGCACTGCTGCGATCCGAGCTGA